In a single window of the Nodularia sp. LEGE 06071 genome:
- a CDS encoding tubulin-like doman-containing protein, whose translation MNSATTNHQQYRGINRTICIGLGGTGRDVLMRIRRLIVDRYGDLTNLPIISFVHLDTDKASTQVTGIRTGSIYHGVDLSFREAEKVTATMSSKEVTMFVEGIERRSEYTQYGPYDHIARWFPPQLLRNIKAVEEGAKGIRPVGRLAFFHNHHKIQSAIENAERRTRGHESFLLKAGLKVESGLSIFVVASLCGGTGSGMFLDTAYSLRHMYGDQSPQIVGYLVISPELYGNTPSMNANTYAALKELNYYSSPGTEFAACYDIQNPVYFQEKRPPFDYSYLVSHQTSGEYTILTQGKLCNVIAHKIALDFTGELAPIIKGNRDNFLQHIIQWDKHPRPNTQRYLTFGLAAIYFPRDIVIQISLNQVSLELVNFWLNGKNQSPDPLNLLEQFLIQYHWHNDLATRNGLTTKLAETVQEYNKTFHSSLNTWRTRLDRLIAESQNKDDRHSLRQKLPREFREQFRKVQPGETESSRGIWLTRLIQASPQLTKEFQSHIDDYLSQLLTPIEPNFSIKSSRDWLDALQHELNNYQRNLQAAITGLGNSHRLENIDKSWRDTEQTIADVEDKLGLPFLNTKNTQFQAETKKGLQEICKLIKHNFELAVLQETLKIVNTLRKYVQNKNTQMTAFSSLVEDVKNIYEKQDRDLRQFNFDEMSGEAIFDNEAEMLNAVTKLCYQKMMSVLLWYW comes from the coding sequence CCTACCAATTATCAGTTTTGTCCACCTTGATACTGACAAAGCCTCCACTCAAGTCACTGGTATTCGCACAGGTAGTATTTATCATGGTGTTGACCTGAGTTTCCGGGAAGCAGAGAAAGTCACCGCTACTATGTCATCGAAAGAAGTGACAATGTTTGTAGAAGGAATAGAGCGGCGTTCCGAATATACTCAATATGGGCCTTATGATCATATTGCTAGATGGTTTCCACCTCAGTTATTACGAAATATTAAAGCAGTGGAAGAAGGTGCAAAAGGCATTAGACCAGTAGGAAGGCTGGCTTTTTTCCACAATCATCACAAAATTCAATCAGCAATTGAAAACGCCGAAAGACGCACCAGAGGACACGAGTCTTTCTTGCTGAAAGCAGGTTTAAAAGTAGAATCAGGATTGAGTATTTTTGTTGTTGCTTCCTTGTGCGGTGGCACAGGAAGTGGAATGTTTTTGGATACTGCTTATAGTCTGCGACATATGTATGGTGATCAAAGTCCGCAAATTGTCGGTTATTTAGTGATTAGTCCAGAATTGTATGGTAATACTCCCAGCATGAATGCTAACACTTATGCCGCCCTGAAAGAATTAAATTACTATAGCAGTCCTGGTACAGAATTTGCAGCTTGTTATGATATTCAAAATCCCGTATATTTTCAAGAAAAACGCCCACCATTCGATTATTCCTATTTGGTTTCTCATCAAACAAGCGGCGAATACACAATATTAACACAAGGTAAGTTATGCAATGTCATTGCTCATAAGATTGCTTTAGACTTTACTGGGGAATTAGCACCCATCATCAAAGGTAATAGAGACAACTTTTTACAACATATTATCCAATGGGATAAACACCCACGTCCCAATACTCAGCGCTACCTCACATTTGGATTAGCCGCGATTTATTTTCCTCGTGATATCGTCATCCAAATTTCCTTAAACCAAGTTAGTTTAGAATTAGTCAATTTTTGGTTAAATGGGAAAAATCAAAGTCCAGATCCCTTGAACTTACTAGAGCAATTCCTTATCCAGTATCATTGGCATAATGACCTAGCTACCAGAAATGGTTTAACTACTAAACTAGCAGAAACTGTCCAGGAATATAACAAGACATTTCATAGTAGTCTTAACACTTGGAGAACTAGACTAGATAGATTAATTGCCGAATCTCAAAATAAAGATGATCGCCATAGTCTTCGGCAAAAGTTACCCAGAGAATTCCGCGAACAATTTCGCAAAGTTCAACCTGGTGAAACTGAAAGTAGTAGGGGTATTTGGTTAACTAGATTAATCCAAGCTTCTCCTCAACTGACTAAAGAATTTCAGAGTCATATTGATGATTATTTAAGTCAATTACTTACACCCATAGAACCTAACTTTTCCATAAAAAGTAGCCGCGACTGGTTAGATGCGTTGCAACATGAACTCAATAACTATCAACGTAATTTACAAGCAGCAATTACAGGGTTGGGTAACAGTCATCGATTAGAAAATATAGATAAATCCTGGCGAGATACGGAACAAACTATTGCAGATGTTGAGGATAAATTGGGGCTGCCATTCTTAAATACGAAAAATACCCAATTCCAAGCAGAAACGAAAAAAGGTTTACAGGAAATTTGTAAACTTATCAAGCATAATTTTGAGTTAGCTGTACTTCAAGAAACACTAAAAATTGTTAATACACTGCGTAAATATGTCCAAAACAAAAATACGCAAATGACTGCTTTTAGTAGCTTAGTAGAAGATGTGAAAAATATTTATGAAAAGCAAGATAGAGACTTAAGACAATTTAATTTCGATGAAATGAGTGGTGAAGCCATATTTGATAATGAGGCAGAAATGTTGAATGCTGTCACCAAACTATGTTACCAGAAGATGATGTCCGTTCTCCTTTGGTATTGGTGA
- a CDS encoding flagellar motor protein: protein MARRLRNHDYHEELNIYTAFTDLMSNAFVILILFLLLAMVTSFMNNNVGLTDTPPIIVIQDEGAYRFASGSATIPQAMFNYISQQIVPEIESRTQEYNINIVEIIGHTDGQPNGNLTSNLDLNLEDVASGTLPVGKLQAGSNADLGLMRALAIVQVLRNIQVNEQRLKGLSFRAYSAAQLILPSGEFAAIARQEDQTRRRIEIRFTRLGKVQEVK from the coding sequence ATGGCTCGGCGTTTGCGTAATCATGACTATCATGAAGAATTAAATATTTACACGGCTTTTACAGATTTGATGTCTAATGCCTTCGTGATCTTGATTCTGTTTTTGTTATTGGCGATGGTCACGTCGTTTATGAATAATAATGTCGGGTTAACAGACACGCCGCCAATTATTGTGATCCAAGATGAAGGTGCTTATCGGTTTGCGTCGGGAAGTGCAACTATTCCCCAAGCAATGTTTAATTATATTTCTCAGCAAATAGTACCGGAAATAGAAAGTAGAACCCAAGAGTATAATATTAATATTGTCGAGATTATTGGACATACTGACGGTCAGCCGAATGGTAATTTGACGAGTAACCTAGACCTGAATTTAGAAGATGTTGCCAGTGGTACTTTGCCAGTAGGTAAATTGCAAGCTGGTTCTAATGCTGATTTAGGATTGATGCGTGCTTTGGCAATCGTGCAAGTGCTGCGGAATATTCAGGTGAATGAACAACGACTCAAGGGTTTGTCGTTTCGTGCTTATTCGGCGGCGCAGTTAATATTACCTAGTGGGGAATTTGCGGCCATCGCTCGTCAAGAGGATCAGACACGGCGACGGATTGAAATCCGCTTTACCCGGCTGGGGAAGGTGCAAGAAGTAAAATAG
- the psaI gene encoding photosystem I reaction center subunit VIII: protein MAASFLPSILVPLTGLVFPAVTMAFLLLYIERDDIS, encoded by the coding sequence ATGGCAGCTTCATTTTTGCCTTCTATCTTGGTTCCTCTGACTGGTCTAGTTTTTCCAGCAGTGACCATGGCGTTTTTGTTGTTATACATCGAACGCGATGATATCAGCTAA
- a CDS encoding photosystem II reaction center protein J has product MSAGSGRIPLWVVATIAGLGVITVVGIFFYGAYSGVGSSM; this is encoded by the coding sequence GTGTCTGCTGGAAGTGGAAGAATTCCCCTGTGGGTTGTCGCTACAATCGCAGGTTTAGGTGTAATTACAGTCGTAGGTATTTTCTTTTACGGAGCCTACTCTGGAGTCGGTTCTTCAATGTAA
- a CDS encoding photosystem II reaction center protein L produces MDRSPNPNNQPVELNRTSLYLGLLLVFVLGILFSSYFFN; encoded by the coding sequence ATGGATAGATCACCCAATCCGAATAATCAACCGGTTGAACTCAACCGGACTTCACTATACCTGGGACTACTTTTAGTCTTTGTTCTAGGAATTCTGTTCTCCAGTTACTTCTTTAACTAA
- the psbF gene encoding cytochrome b559 subunit beta encodes MTSGNDINQPVSYPIFTVRWLAIHTLGVPSVFFLGAIAAMQFIQR; translated from the coding sequence ATGACTAGCGGAAATGACATAAATCAACCAGTTTCCTATCCCATTTTTACGGTGAGATGGCTGGCAATTCATACTTTGGGTGTACCCTCCGTCTTCTTTTTAGGCGCGATCGCCGCAATGCAGTTTATTCAACGCTAG
- the psbE gene encoding cytochrome b559 subunit alpha: MSGTTGERPFSDIITSIRYWVIHSITIPALFIAGWLFVSTGLAYDAFGTPRPNEYYTQTRQEVPIVKDRFGAKQQVEQFIGK; the protein is encoded by the coding sequence ATGTCAGGTACCACTGGAGAACGTCCGTTTTCGGACATTATTACCAGCATTCGTTACTGGGTTATTCACAGTATCACCATTCCAGCATTATTTATTGCCGGATGGCTATTTGTCAGCACTGGACTGGCTTATGATGCTTTCGGCACACCCCGTCCCAACGAATACTACACACAAACACGGCAGGAAGTGCCGATTGTGAAGGATCGTTTTGGCGCTAAACAGCAAGTTGAACAATTTATCGGAAAGTAG